GTTGGAGCTCCAGTTCCAGCCGCTCGCCGCACATCGCGAGGGCCCGGCAGCTCGAAGGGTTCAACCCACTGTGGAGCACGATCATCCGGGGACGCGTCATCGGGTCCGGGTGCGCGGCGGCGACCGAGGCCACCAGCGCACACAGCGGCACCACGTACGCGTCGTCGATACCGCACACGATCGGTACGCTCGGCGGCCGCTGTCCAGGGCGCACCATCTTGACCACCTCCCGGGATGAGCGGGTCAACATTTCGATGCCTCTATGGCACAGTGCGTACCCGAGAGAGGGCAGTGGGTGAGGACAGTGGATCGTGGTGTCCGGTTCACACGGGGTGTGAGTTCGCGGCAACGCTTCGCGCCGAGCCGGGCGGTCTCGTACGCTTCCGATGTGGGCGAGGCCAACGTGCTGGTAGAGGCGCTACTGACCCGCGCCGGCATCTCCCACGCCGGACTTGCCAAACAGCTCAACATCCGTGGCGCGGATCTGCGGCTGCGCTACGACCACGCCTCGGTCGCCCGCTGGGTCCGCGACCACGCCATCCCCCGCGACCCAGTCCCCGAGATGATCTGCGCCCTCATCGGCGAGCGGCTCGGCATCGATATCACGCTGGCCGACATCGGCATGCTGCGCGGCGGCGGCGCCTCCGACCGGCAGTCCTCATTGACTGGTGCCATCGACCGCGCCGCCGCGCTTTGGCACGGCGACGTCCGCGGCCGCACCCCAACCACGCTGCTCACCGGCGCCAAGGCCGCAGCCCCGATCTGGGAATGGGAGAACCCACCCGACGACGACCACATCGCCCGCCTCGGCGAACACCGCCTCGACCCGGTCGACGTCGCCATGCTGCGCCGTGCCCGTGGCCACTACCAGGAGATGTACCGCCGGGTCGGCGGCATGCCCGTCCGCGCCCGGATCACCGCCTTGCTCGCCGAACGCGCCGCGCCGCTGCTCCGCGCCGCCTACGACGACGATCTGGGCCGCCAGTTGTACCGGGCGGTCGGCGGGCTGGCCGCGCTCGCTGGCGTATGCGCCTACGACGCCAACCAGCAACCCCTCTCCCAGCGCCACCTGTTCACCGCCCTGCGCCTGGCTAAAGCGTCCGGTGACCGCCAGTTCGGCGCCTACATCGTGGCGCTGCTCGCCAACCAAGCGCTCTACCTCGACCAACGCCGCCTCGTCGTCCAATACGCCGAAAGCGCCCTACGCGCCGGCGGACCAAGCCTCAACCCCGCCCTGGCCACGGACCTACACGCGCTCGCCGGCAAGTCGTACGCGCGGATGGGCGATGCGCACGCCTGCCGTCCGCACCTGCGCAAGTCGGAATCCATCGCGGCCAAGCTCAACCAACGCCATGATCAGGACGAGGTCTCGTACGTCCACCCTGGACTGGTCGAAACCCAGGTCGCAGAAGCGTTGCGCCGTCTTGGTGACCTGAGCGCCGCACAGACCTACGCCGAGGAATCGGTTCGCACGGCTGGCGCCACCCACCTACGCGGCCAGGTGCACCGCAATGCCGGCCTCGCGCTCATCCTCGCCGCCCGCGGCGACCTCGACCGAAGTGTCCACGTCGCCGGTCACATGCTCGACCGCGCCGACGGCATGGAATCCGGCCGAATCCACGACCGGATCCAGCATGTAACCCGTGTCCTGCGCCCGCATGCCGCCGAGTCCAACGTCGCAGCGTTCATCGAACGGGCCGACGACCACCTGCACCTGAAAGGAATCTGATGCGCTGGACCGTACACGGCGAAAGCGACCTTTACCGCGACCAATGGGTCCACGTCGCGACCGCCGACGTCGAGCTACCCGGCGGGCGGCACCTCGACCACCGGATCATCCGCACCTCTGCCCCAGGAGCTGGCATCGTGGTCGTCGACGGCGACCGTGTGCTGCTGATGTGGCGACACCGATTCATCACCGACACCTACGGCTGGGAAATCCCGCACGGCAGCATCAGGCAGGGCGAGAAGCCCGCCGACGCAGCTGCCCGCGAGGCGGAAGAAGAGACCGGCTGGCGGCCTTTGCCACCCATCCGCCCTTTTGTCTACACCCAACCGTCACCCGGCCTGATGACCTCCGAGCACCACATCTTCCGCTCCGACTCGGCAACCTACATCGGCCCACCCAAAGACGCCTTCGAAAGTGACAAGATCGAGTGGATCCCATTCGACGAAATCCGGCCCCTAATCGATAAACAACACATCGTGGCGGGCACCACCCTCGTCGCCTTGCTCTACCTCCTCATAAACCGGTAGCCGAGGACATCGTCCTACGGTTCGGCTTCGAGTACCTCTATGGCATCGCCAAATTACGCCGCAATGCCATTCAACACAGCCTCGCCCTTGGTGGTG
This genomic stretch from Phytohabitans houttuyneae harbors:
- a CDS encoding transcriptional regulator, with the protein product MGEANVLVEALLTRAGISHAGLAKQLNIRGADLRLRYDHASVARWVRDHAIPRDPVPEMICALIGERLGIDITLADIGMLRGGGASDRQSSLTGAIDRAAALWHGDVRGRTPTTLLTGAKAAAPIWEWENPPDDDHIARLGEHRLDPVDVAMLRRARGHYQEMYRRVGGMPVRARITALLAERAAPLLRAAYDDDLGRQLYRAVGGLAALAGVCAYDANQQPLSQRHLFTALRLAKASGDRQFGAYIVALLANQALYLDQRRLVVQYAESALRAGGPSLNPALATDLHALAGKSYARMGDAHACRPHLRKSESIAAKLNQRHDQDEVSYVHPGLVETQVAEALRRLGDLSAAQTYAEESVRTAGATHLRGQVHRNAGLALILAARGDLDRSVHVAGHMLDRADGMESGRIHDRIQHVTRVLRPHAAESNVAAFIERADDHLHLKGI
- a CDS encoding NUDIX domain-containing protein; this translates as MRWTVHGESDLYRDQWVHVATADVELPGGRHLDHRIIRTSAPGAGIVVVDGDRVLLMWRHRFITDTYGWEIPHGSIRQGEKPADAAAREAEEETGWRPLPPIRPFVYTQPSPGLMTSEHHIFRSDSATYIGPPKDAFESDKIEWIPFDEIRPLIDKQHIVAGTTLVALLYLLINR